One segment of Theobroma cacao cultivar B97-61/B2 chromosome 9, Criollo_cocoa_genome_V2, whole genome shotgun sequence DNA contains the following:
- the LOC18587852 gene encoding ubiquitin carboxyl-terminal hydrolase 23 — translation MESRMISSSELTTETEKEERFDIGKGTQGSTSSSGGQLFKGKIEFHPARKPFNGFKSCIGGDFRIETLNPGPDPKRATGMGSGQAGVAGRKADGSDMWENGLDPVLSLRITFRKIGAGLENLGNTCFLNSVLQCLTYTEPLAAYLQSGKHQNSCRIAGFCALCAIQKHVSRALQSTGRILAPNDLVSNLRCISRNFRNSRQEDAHEYMVHLLESMHKCCLPSGVPSESPSAYEKSLVHKIFGGRLRSQVKCMQCAYCSNTFDPFLDLSLEIAKADSLLKALKNFTAAELLDGGEKQYQCQHCKHKVRAIKQLTVYKAPHVLTIHLKRFRAHDFGQKIDRKVEFGPTLDMKPFVSGPNEGDLKYTLYGVLVHCGWSTHSGHYYCFVRTSSGMWYSLDDNRVFQVSERTVLEQKAYMLFYVRDRRNIAPRKPVDILQRDNSRANVNGKSLFNQNLKDEVHTGSVENKLCAAGNSAIMNKKDNVNGGLSKDTSMKQVPSQRNNVHLMAESSVLKKESVFPSSNGSLLKDQSQATVSNPIHGENLQLSSHSVVDNVDSSNIENSTVTIGAKDSDCNERGNSKRDFGVPMTMSPNCGGPQNLATDKLATREPSQKINLSSNIEVSSTVTLEDCINKAVKKVPGEAPSMSTTDETSKNVDPIGSPNKPNCESSQVEDASNNSTSDKSLNKRGDDGRQNIIFESPWSMPNGCLKKGALDYAPCRNSKKKHLKLRRKNMHIGLRFKIFRPSLHMRSKKKHKRSKKRTLNAHVLGKTILSDEDLFPEDLGPSTSEKSSTITLGLIYRGRKKAANDIDMKNVSNSASSFVNTIDGEFKERIYQSGTVLATDQQAERSSGSVSEANWRNSREADSLKDSKMVASPHVLTQSLGETTVARWDDVDINSSSQTIEASGLESVKIGYVLDEWDEEYDRGKRKKIRHNKQHFGGPNLFQQVATKKTQVKKAKFDRLSSGNRPLRI, via the exons ATGGAATCAAGAATGATAAGTAGCTCAGAATTGACCACGGAAACAGAGAAAGAAGAACGTTTTGATATTGGAAAGGGGACACAGGGTTCTACTTCTTCTAGTGGTGGTCAGCTCTTTAAAGGAAAGATTGAGTTCCATCCAGCAAGGAAGCCCTTCAATGGGTTTAAAAGTTGCATCGGTGGGGATTTTAGAATCGAGACGCTAAACCCCGGGCCGGATCCGAAGCGGGCGACCGGGATGGGGTCTGGTCAAGCGGGTGTTGCAGGAAGGAAGGCTGATGGGTCGGATATGTGGGAGAATGGGTTGGATCCAGTTCTCAGTTTGAGGATCACTTTTCGTAAAATC GGTGCTGGTTTGGAGAATCTTGGAAACACTTGTTTTCTAAATTCGGTATTGCAATGCCTGACATACACAGAGCCTTTAGCAGCTTACCTACAAAGTGGCAAGCATCAAAATTCTT GCCGCATTGCTGGATTTTGTGCCTTATGTGCTATCCAGAAACATGTTAGCCGTGCTCTTCAATCAACTGGGAGAATATTGGCTCCAAATGATCTGGTCTCAAACCTACGAT GCATATCTCGGAACTTCCGCAATTCTCGACAGGAGGATGCACATGAGTACATGGTACACCTACTGGAATCCATGCACAAGTGCTGCTTACCTTCAGGAGTACCAAGTGAATCTCCTAGTGCTTATGAGAAGAGTTTGGTGCACAAGATCTTTGGTGGTCGCCTTCGTAGTCAG GTGAAATGCATGCAGTGTGCTTACTGCTCCAATACATTTGATCCCTTCCTAGATTTAAGTCTTGAAATAGCTAAGGCCGATTCCTTGCTTAAAGCACTTAAAAACTTCACTGCTGCGGAGCTTTTGGATGGAGGGGAGAAGCAGTATCAATGCCAACACTGCAAGCATAAAGTTAGggcaataaaacagctcacaGTTTACAAGGCACCTCATGTACTCACCATCCATCTAAAGAGATTTCGTGCACATGATTTTGGGCAAAAGATTGACCGGAAAGTTGAATTTGGTCCAACCTTAGACATGAAGCCTTTTGTCAGTGGTCCCAAT GAAGGAGATTTGAAGTACACTCTTTATGGCGTTCTGGTTCATTGTGGATGGAGCACTCATTCTGGCCACTACTACTGTTTTGTTCGCACATCAAGTGGCATGTGGTACTCCCTTGATGACAACAGG GTTTTCCAGGTCAGTGAGAGGACTGTTTTGGAGCAGAAGGCTTACATGTTATTTTATGTTCGTGACAGAAGAAATATTGCTCCAAGGAAACCTGTTGATATTCTTCAGAGAGATAACTCAAGGGCAAATGTGAATGGAAAGTCTCTGTTTAATCAAAATCTTAAGGATGAGGTGCACACTGGTTCAGTTGAGAATAAGTTATGTGCTGCAGGCAATTCTGCTATTATGAATAAAAAGGATAATGTTAATGGTGGCTTATCAAAGGACACAAGCATGAAGCAAGTGCCATCTCAGCGAAACAATGTGCACCTAATGGCAGAAAGCTCAGTGCTTAAAAAGGAGTCCGTTTTTCCCTCTTCCAATGGGTCATTATTGAAGGATCAGTCACAAGCAACTGTTTCAAACCCTATTCATGGTGAAAATTTGCAACTATCATCGCATTCTGTAGTTGACAATGTTGACAGTTCTAATATTGAAAATTCAACTGTAACTATCGGTGCCAAAGATAGTGACTGCAATGAGAGGGGAAATTCTAAAAGAGATTTTGGAGTCCCTATGACCATGTCACCCAACTGTGGTGGTCCCCAGAACTTGGCCACTGATAAGCTTGCGACTAGAGAGCCATCGCAGAAG ATTAATCTTTCTTCAAACATTGAGGTTTCAAGTACTGTTACGTTAGAAGATTGTATTAATAAAGCAGTGAAGAAAGTTCCTGGTGAAGCTCCATCTATGAGTACTACTGATGAGACATCTAAGAATGTTGACCCCATTGGATCTCCAAATAAGCCAAACTGTGAGAGTAGTCAG GTTGAAGATGCTTCCAACAACAGTACCAGTGATAAGTCACTGAACAAGAGGGGAGATGATGGTagacaaaatattattttcgaATCCCCTTGGAGCATGCCAAATGGATGTTTGAAGAAGGGAGCTCTTGATTATGCACCCTGTAGAAATTCAAAGAAGAAGCATCTGAAGCTTCGGCGTAAAAACATGCATATTGGcctaagatttaaaattttcaggCCATCCCTACACATGCGCAGCAAGAAGAAACATAAAAGGAGCAAGAAACGCACATTAAACGCCCATGTTCTTGGTAAAACAATTTTGTCGGATGAGGATTTGTTTCCTGAAGATCTGGGGCCATCTACATCTGAGAAATCCAGCACAATCACTTTAGGTTTGATTTATCGTGGGAGGAAAAAGGCAGCCAATGATATTGATATGAAAAATGTTAGCAATAGTGCCAGTTCCTTCGTCAATACTATAGATGGAGAATTTAAAGAGAGGATTTATCAGAGCGGTACGGTTCTTGCAACTGATCAACAGGCAGAAAGGAGTTCTGGCTCAGTCTCAGAAGCAAACTGGCGTAACTCTAGGGAAGCTGATTCTTTGAAAGATAGCAAAATGGTTGCATCTCCGCATGTGCTTACCCAAAGTCTGGGGGAGACAACTG TTGCAAGATGGGATGATGTGGATATTAACTCATCCTCTCAGACCATAGAAGCAAGTGGTCTGGAAAGTGTCAAAATCGGTTACGTTCTGGATGAATG GGATGAAGAATATGATCGGGGTAAGAGGAAGAAGATAAGGCACAATAAGCAGCACTTTGGAGGTCCAAATCTTTTCCAGCAAGTTGCCACCAAGAAAACACAGGTAAAGAAGGCTAAGTTTGACCGTCTTAGCTCTGGAAACCGACCATTAAGGATATGA